The Eschrichtius robustus isolate mEscRob2 chromosome 16, mEscRob2.pri, whole genome shotgun sequence DNA segment GCCTACCAGAGCCGCGCGGTGCGCGTAGTGCGCGCCTTCAAGCAGGTGCGTCCCGTCTGGGAGGGGGCGCGGGGCCCGGGGTGCAGGGGCCGGGGAGGGAGCGCGGAGCCCCGGGTTCAGGGGCCGTGGGCGCCGGGCCAGGCTACAAGTCAGGGGCGCCGGGGCCGGGCGGCCCTGAATGCGGGAGGCCGGCCCCCGAGAGGGCGTGGCCTGCGCGGTCAccagccccgccccccagccccaccagctCTCGGGagggcagcccccagccccctgagGCCCCGGGGATCGCGAAGGACGCGGACGGACTTCTCACCCTGGCGCAGTCCCCGGCCTTTTCCGGCGCCCGCAGCCCTTCGCGGGACCGGCCGGCCCTCTGGGTCGGCGCTGGggtcagggcccagcctcctgggacccgGGGGCTTGGCGCAAGATGTCAACTAAATGACCACAGGCGAGGTAAAAACAGACCCACACCTGTCTgccctcctggctctgccactgaatGCCCTTAAGCactttttccttttaactttttgttttgacataatttcagacttacaaaGCAGTAGCAAAAATAGCACATAGAATCACTGTAGATTCTTCACCCAGATTCTTCAAACGTTAAAAAGTTGCCATAGTTGCTTGATCCACCTGATCCCCACGTACATGTGTGTAGGGATGTATATATGCATTTGTTTTTCTGAACCCTTTGAAGGTAAACACTTTTGTgtatatttcctaaaaacaagggCGTTTTCTTCCATAACCGCAATACAGTTTTGAAAATCAGGACTCTTTAATACACAGGCCTTATTCAGATGCCACTGATCATCCCACTGTGTCCTTTATAGCCAAGGACACTCCCAGGCCACACGATGCAGCCACTGTCCTGCAGCCCCTTTTACTCTGGAGCAGCCCCTGGGCTGTCTCATGACCTTGGCGTTGTTTCTGAAGGGTCCAGCCAGTTGTGGCTCAGACTGTCGGTGGGTTTGGGCTGGCCTGATGTTTCCTCGAGATGAGCGAGCCTCGGGTCACACACAAGAGGCATGCTCCGCTCTGAGCCTCCTGTCAGCAGATGCCACTAAACGTACCTGGCCACCATGTTGTCGTGTAGTGGTGTTGGGGACAGACACTCTGAACTTCCTCCAGAGCACCCGGAGGTTATCAGCAAACAGACAAGTCCGTGAGTTGGCCCGTGGTGTCCAGTGTGTCCCAGAGCAGGGGGTCTGGCATAAGAATACAAAGCTTCCTGGACCGTCGCTTCCACCTGCAGATCACACCCATGCGAGCAGCCTCCGGGCTGTGACATCTCACTCCCACCCTGAGATGGGCACACGGTCGCCGACAGCCTGACCTCTGCCTCTGCCAGCCTGCCTGGGGTTCTGGTCAGATAAGGAGCCCATTGTCAGAGTTGAGAAGAGAGCAGGAGGGAGAGTTAGGACGGGCTACAGGGCCTTGCGCTGGTCCTTGAAGGAAGGCTAGAATTTAGACCATCCGGGCTGCGTCCCATTGGAGAGCAGGACGCAGCCACACAGCACCGAGAGTGTGGTCCTGCATGCCAGCCATAGGGCTCCCTGCCACCTTCTCTTGAAACTTCAGAAGATGGGTCAAGACCAGACCCATTTCTCCTCCTGCAGCAGTGGGCTGGTGCTGTCCCCTTTGGATAGGACCTGCTCTCCCCGCTCACCAGGTCCCCTCCAGCCTGCTCCTCTCCAGTGTGACACTAGTTCACTGGCCACATGGGGAAGCTGACAGCAGAAGGATCATGGTTCTACCAGGTGGGGTCTGGCGCCTGGTCCCTGGCCCCTCATTCCGTGTTTCTCCAGGTTCTAACGAGGCATGTCTGGGATGCCCGTGTGAAGCCAGAGTTCACTTCTATTCTGTAATCTCAAGTGTAAAAGGCACGCAATATATGACACACGAGAAATATTCCCGTCAAAAATCACACCTAAGaggaaggcattccaggcagTCTTTTATTGGCCTAAACGTCCGCGAACGTGAAGctctcattttctcctcttccGGGAGGGAATAAATAAACCTGGGCTACATGCAGGGAATGGGATGCTGTGGGCTCCACCCTGGGGACTGGAGTTCAGCATAAGCGTAATCACCAGGCAACAGCCTTCCTGCGGATGCAGTGTGGACTCTGAGACAGGGCCACCACCTTGCGCTCAGTCCCCTGCCTGGCTCTGGGCACTGGCCAGTTGCTTGCCTGTACCCTGGCTGGCTCCTCGGAGCTATGCCTTCTGTTCCTGGACCCAGTTAAGGTGTTGGTCCCTGGCTTCCCTCTCTGTTTCCCTGTGGGAGATGGCTTGTTGGAGCAGCTGGTAAGCAAGTTCTGGGGAGGGCCTGGGGCGCAGCGGCCGTCAGGAGGCGGCTGTGCTTCCTGGGTGTGGCTCTGGCAGCCTGTGAACGCGGGGAGTGTTGGGAAGAAGGTAACCACGTGTGTGCAGCCGGCAGGTGTTGTAAGCGTGTGTGCTCTCTGCATGTCCAGGTTGTGTCCGGGATGAACTACTTCTTGGATGTGGAGGTTGGCCGAACCACGTGTACAAAGTCCCAGGCCAACTTGGACAACTGTCCCTTCCATGACCAGCCACACCTGAAAAAGGTACGTGCCTGATGGGAGAAGGGGTTGGGGGTGCCCATGGGGGTGCGTCGCGGGTGCCTGCCGGGGCTGTGAGGGGAAgggtatgtgtgtgcacgtgacTGCTCTGGATTTATGGGGTTTTAGCCGGGGAATTGGGGCACCGTCTGCTTTGGGGATTGTTGCCTGCGGGATGGAGGACCCAGCTGCGGGTGTTTgctgggaagggagaaagggccCTTTAATCCCAGCCTCGCGCCCCCATCCCCGGGCAGATTAGAGGGAATTGGAGGCCTGTAACCGGCCCACCATGCCACCTGCTCATCAAAGGCCAGATTCTCCTGGGGGCTTGGCTGGTTCTCAGGGGTCTCGGCCTCGGGCAGGGCTGCACTCCTTTGTCACCCCTCCCggaccccacctctgcaggaggttTCCTGGACCTGGGTCCCAGCCCCTGGGTCCTCTCCTCTGGTTCTGTCTCAGTGCCAGCccgctgggggagggggctggggccaGTGCACTTTCCTCTTTAACTGTAGCCCTGACCGAccatccctctcttccttttcgCAGCAAAAGCTGTGTGCCTTCCAGGTTTACGTCGTCCCCTGGATGAACATCATCTCCCTGGAGAAGTTCAGCTGCCAGGATGAATAGGGGACTGGGCATCAGGCAGGCCGCTGACCGCCTCTCACTCACACCCCCCCAGAGCGCTCACACCTCCCTCTGATGGGTGACCTGCCTGGTGGATGTGCCCTCCATGTGCCATCccagcagacacacacagaaggcTCCTTGGGCATTTTTTGAACTGCTGAGGAGTTCAACTCCTCATTTCTTaactcatttctttcttctaattGCTTTCCAAGTGAACCAAATGCCCTTGCTCTGCTATTTTACTCAATAAAAAGGTAACAGCAGCTACTGCTTGAGTTGCTCACTGTCTCGGGTGGTGCAGCGGGAAAGATCTAGGCAGTTACTTTATGGAGGCACCCGTCTCGTCTCACTGGCTCTGAGGGCAGGCgatggggaggggcggggagtgaGCATGGCAGGGGAGCTGGGCCTTCAGCTCTGGTACTCCTGATAACCGgacaggggagaggaggggggaccTAAGCTGCTGACCCCAGAGACTCAGCTGCTGCGTTTGCAAATGAGTCAGACCGTGTGCTGGGGCTGGAcaggaggctggggaggtggtGGAGCCCGAGACCTGGGTCACCCTCCGAGGGGCTGCACGTGTGCTGAGCTGATCAGACTCCTGGGGTGACTCTCACTGGTCACGTTCCCTAGAAGCAAAATAATGATTTACGTCTACCTCTTTCCACAAACAACTTTGGGTACCTATGAAGAAACAAAGACCAAAAAGTATGTGTAACTGATGGAGCGAGGGAATACTGATCAGAATCAAGGTCAAACAAGGTCGGAATTGGAAATTCAATAGAACGAGAGCAGGCCTTCTCTGATACATTTCGGGAGCCGTGGAATATACAAGGATTTTACCGGTTTACATCCCTCCTGCTCTTCTCTGGGCTCCTAGATAAAACGGGTCTGAGCGCAGAACTCCACGTAAGGGGTGTAGAACTTAAGACACATAGTGggccttcttcttttcctaaggACTGTATAATTAATAGGCAATGTCACCTCTTAGTGTCACCATCGTTCTACAGCAGAGTGGATATTTAGTGCCCCAAGCTGGGAACAACCCCGCTCCCTGCACTGTCCTCACGTTGACCATTCGCTCCCGAGGGTGACGCTTCCTCTGTTCCCAGATGCCCACCACGCTCAGGTCAGCATTGCCCAGCCCTCCTGTTGTGCTGCAGTGACCACAGAAGGCGAAGTGACAAAGGGAACTCACCCAGATGACTCCAAGGCTGGCATCCCAGGTGCCACAACTGCACCTGCAAAGCTAGAACTGGGACGCCAGGAAGAGGGTGGGGACCGTCCCCTTCCACCTGCTGCCCCCTGACTCACTGGGCCCCGAGGGCTTCCCCCCACTCCCTGCCGCCCACCATCTCTGCCTTCACCGAACGCACAGCAGAGCCTTCGCACCCGAGACTTGACTTAACAGAAGGGCTTTGGGATTCAAGGAGTGAGGTGCTGTCTGCAGGCCTGGCACTGGCCAGGTTTGGACCTGGGGCTGGGCCCTGCAGGGGGTCCTGGGACTTGTGGACACAGAAGTGGTGGCCTGGGGCAAAGGCCTCCCTGCAGAGACTCTCCTCCTGGGTGCAAAATCTTGCCTTTCCACAAGCAGCCAGCAGCTAGGCTGATTTCCCATAAAGTCATCCTTTTGTGATGCTTCCAACGCCCTGTTCCTCGTGGAAGTCTGGGCAGCTGGGTCCGGGTGTGCTTTGCTTGGCTCACCTGCTTCTCCCACCACCCAGCCCCCACTTCCACAGCCCACACGGCAGGGTTCAGGTCGGTGCCACCCCAGGTGGGACAGTGGGTGGGACAGCGTGACTGGGAGGCCTCACTGACCAGGAGGTCACCCAGACCGGTGTGTCTCGGTAGGAAGCCCCTGAAACTTTCATCTGCACAGTTGTACTTTTatgcttgtttattttaaatgtaaatgtaagtgTGGTTAAAAAGCAGAATTCAACTGAGTGAATTTGAAGGTCTTGGCTTTATCCAATGGCTCATGAATGTGGAAGCATCTCATGGAGGGACCTGAAGGGCACGCAGAGGAGCCCTAGAGCACGGAAGTTGCTATAGAAAGGAGGGTGGGTGAGGAAGTCAGCCAAAAAAAAGGGTTATTTGGGGCCTAGACATCTTtgggaggaagaggagcaggagaggcatGGGTTTTACTGTGCGGgctgcctcttcttcctctggggatGGGGAGGCCCCACGTGACAGGTGACCTCACTGTGCTGAGCAGAAAATCCCATGCTGTTAAGATGACATTTCTGGGGAAGGTCAAGACTGCACTTAGGTGAGGTGTTAAATCTAGGTTTTGTATCCTGGGCTTTAGCACATGTGACGCCACTGGGGGGGCTGTGTGACGCCACTGGGGGgctgtgggttttctctttgtGTATAATTGAACTGAAACTATTCATATAAATAGATTTAGCACAGGGTGTGGCTCTGGATGAACTCTCATTGATCTAACTATATTTTATAGTGGTTTAAAACGTTGACACTCTTTGCACTGAGAGGTGGGGTCCGTAAGCTGCCTCTTCACTCTGGGTGGGCTTGTGACTCCTTCACCCGAAAACTGCAGAAGAAGTGGCCCTGTGACCTTCAAGCTGCAGAGAAAGCTTCCTTCCCCCAGCTCCCTCGGACACTTGCCCTGGGGGAAGCCATGTGGAGAGGCCCCTGGGGTGCCCACCGGACAGCCCCAGAGGAGCTCCCGGCCAAAGCCGGCATCACCGGCCGCCAGGTGAGTGGGCCACCATGGATGTCCAGCCCACCTGGACATCCAGCCCCGCTGTCACCTGATTGCAGTCACGTGACAGCCCCAAGCAAGAGAAAATGACTGTTGTACCGTACCTCCTAGTGTTCGAGGGATGTGTCACATGGCGTTGGGTCTGGGGCAGGTGCGTGTGGAGAGCACACAGGCACGGAAGGGGTGATGCCCAGGGAGGCTGGGTGAATGTCCCACTGGCCACGTGACCTCCAGCTCCCGCTGTGTTGAGCCTCAGGTGTCGttctggggtggagggaggggcagtAGAGCTCTTTCCTCATGGGGTCACGGGAATCCCGTGTGTTCATGTCTGTAAACACCTAGAACAGCACACAACACATGAAGCCCCTGAAGTTTGTCACATAAGTGCATCTCATATCTCCAGTAAGAATGTCAACAGACTTCAGTTTTAGGTAGTGTCTTACAAGAGTCTAATGTCATTTTTTCAAATGAGGTGATTAGCCTTTTTTCTTCCAGTGAATTTTCCAAGAACTGCTTCAAAAGATGAGGCTTTTCGTTCCCACAGCATAGGGGGTCACTTTCTGTATCTCAGTGCTAAATCTAGCTGGGTTCATTTTTCTGTGCCAACTACTCCATTTTAATACAATGTTTTCATATCCACTGGGTAAGAGCCatcctctttattcttttctaaattttatttccaaatatatttatttatttctaaatatgttatttattttttttaaattttctaacatGTTCTGATCCTCTCTTGTGACTCTGGGCAGCGGCCACAGCTCCCCGTCAGCTCGGTGAACATGAGGGTGAACAACCGacacacttacaaccattctggacCCAGACAACCACTCtggttttcactttcagtaccgtattcaataaattacatgagagaGTCAACACttcattataaaataggctttgtgttagatggttTTGCCCAACTGCAGGCTAATGTAAGTATTCTGAGCACAATTAAGGTGGGCCAGGCTAAACTCcaatgtttggtaggttaggcgTATTAGATGCAGTTTTGACTTACGATATTTCAACTTACGATGAG contains these protein-coding regions:
- the LOC137750222 gene encoding cystatin-C-like; amino-acid sequence: MAGSPRTPLLLLAALALALALAVSPAAGQGPRKKGMVGGLMEADVNEKGVQEALSFAISEYNKQSNDAYQSRAVRVVRAFKQVVSGMNYFLDVEVGRTTCTKSQANLDNCPFHDQPHLKKQKLCAFQVYVVPWMNIISLEKFSCQDE